The Lentzea guizhouensis genome contains a region encoding:
- a CDS encoding ABC transporter ATP-binding protein, producing the protein MPDVAELSGVEHSYRTKEGPVPALGPLDLAVRPGEFLVVVGPSGSGKSTLLRLLAGFERPSTGDVTLLGHPPVPGREVGVVFQQPRLFPWNTVGGNIATALKWAKVPKPDRPARAAELLSLVGLDGLGPRRTWEISGGQQQRVAIARALAARPRLLLMDEPFAALDALTRERLQEDVRPLAGDGRSVVFVTHSVDEAVFLGSRVIVLTDRPGRIALSLPVDLPREGLSADELRGSPRFAALRGEVSAAVRATLSTRPGLMV; encoded by the coding sequence ATGCCTGACGTCGCCGAGCTGAGCGGGGTCGAACACTCCTACCGCACGAAGGAGGGCCCGGTGCCGGCGCTCGGCCCGCTGGACCTGGCGGTGCGACCGGGCGAGTTCCTGGTCGTGGTGGGCCCGTCCGGGTCGGGCAAGAGCACGTTGCTGCGCCTGCTGGCCGGGTTCGAACGTCCGTCCACAGGGGACGTGACGCTGCTCGGCCACCCACCGGTGCCCGGCCGCGAGGTCGGGGTGGTGTTCCAGCAACCCCGGCTGTTCCCGTGGAACACGGTCGGCGGCAACATCGCCACGGCGCTGAAGTGGGCGAAGGTCCCGAAACCGGACCGCCCGGCGCGGGCGGCGGAACTGCTGTCACTGGTCGGGCTCGACGGCCTCGGCCCGCGCCGCACCTGGGAGATCTCCGGCGGACAGCAGCAGCGCGTCGCCATCGCCCGCGCACTCGCCGCCCGGCCGCGGTTGCTGCTGATGGACGAACCGTTCGCCGCACTCGACGCCCTGACCAGGGAACGGCTGCAGGAGGACGTGCGTCCCCTGGCCGGTGACGGCAGGTCGGTCGTGTTCGTGACGCACAGCGTCGACGAGGCCGTGTTCCTCGGCAGCCGCGTGATCGTCCTCACCGACCGGCCGGGCCGGATCGCGCTCAGCCTGCCCGTCGACCTGCCCCGCGAGGGCTTGTCAGCTGACGAACTGCGCGGCTCACCGCGATTCGCGGCACTGCGCGGTGAAGTGAGCGCCGCGGTGCGGGCCACCCTGTCCACCCGGCCGGGTCTCATGGTCTGA
- a CDS encoding glycine betaine ABC transporter substrate-binding protein produces MPISRRNMLALLASAPVLASCGVGGSSPGEGRSVRVAFQNFADSTLLVKDQRTLEKALPEHKITWTAFDSGASINTAFLGGAIDLAVIGSSPAAAGLCPPLNIPYQVIELLNVIGDSEALVVRKATGITKISELAGRKIAAPFSSTAHYSLLAALELGGVDAGSVTLVDLEPQNIQAAWQRGDIDGAYVWTPVLSVLQQDGVTLTDSAKLAAAGKPTLTFTVARKEFLDANPDVVGKWLAATNDAIKLIKTDPAAVAAAVSRQIGIGEADALAQLKQNIYLDHDEQRGPDHFGTPGAPGQLANRLRDTAEFLREQKKVDQVPDLATFQAALRAPGAGNA; encoded by the coding sequence ATGCCGATCTCGCGCAGGAACATGCTCGCGCTGCTCGCTTCCGCGCCCGTGCTGGCCTCCTGCGGCGTGGGTGGCTCGTCGCCGGGCGAGGGCAGGAGCGTGCGGGTGGCGTTCCAGAACTTCGCCGACAGCACGCTGCTGGTGAAGGACCAGCGGACGCTGGAGAAGGCGTTGCCGGAACACAAGATCACCTGGACCGCGTTCGACTCCGGCGCGAGCATCAACACCGCGTTCCTGGGCGGTGCGATCGACCTCGCGGTGATCGGCAGCAGTCCCGCCGCCGCCGGCCTGTGCCCGCCGCTCAACATCCCCTACCAGGTGATCGAGCTGCTGAACGTCATCGGCGACAGCGAGGCGCTCGTGGTGCGCAAGGCCACCGGGATCACGAAGATCTCGGAGCTGGCCGGCCGCAAGATCGCCGCGCCGTTCAGCTCGACCGCCCACTACAGCCTGCTCGCCGCGCTGGAGCTGGGCGGGGTGGACGCGGGTTCGGTCACGCTGGTCGACCTCGAACCGCAGAACATCCAGGCCGCGTGGCAGCGCGGTGACATCGACGGCGCCTACGTCTGGACGCCGGTGCTGAGCGTGTTGCAGCAGGACGGCGTGACGCTCACCGACAGCGCGAAGCTGGCGGCCGCCGGCAAACCGACGCTCACGTTCACGGTGGCGCGCAAGGAGTTCCTCGACGCCAACCCCGACGTGGTCGGCAAGTGGCTGGCCGCGACGAACGACGCGATCAAACTGATCAAGACCGATCCCGCGGCGGTCGCGGCCGCGGTCAGCCGCCAGATCGGCATCGGGGAGGCGGACGCGCTGGCCCAGCTCAAGCAGAACATCTACCTGGACCACGACGAGCAACGCGGCCCCGACCACTTCGGCACCCCGGGCGCACCGGGGCAGCTGGCGAACCGCCTGCGCGACACGGCGGAGTTCCTGCGCGAGCAGAAGAAGGTCGACCAGGTGCCGGACCTGGCGACGTTCCAGGCCGCGCTGCGAGCACCGGGAGCCGGGAATGCCTGA
- a CDS encoding ABC transporter permease yields the protein MPKIQASRWLLVRLSAIAALFLVWQLVALAQIWPAAVLPSPGQVWRQLLSTSDFGNGQGGYAGSTLVERLGVSLRRVGYGCFYGVLLGLVLGLAMGLVPVVRAVTEPAVAFLRALPPLAYLSLLVIWFGIDEEPKVYLLMIAAFPPVAVAAAAAVSGVNRQYVEAAQALGATALDVIRAVILPASGPEILTGVRLAVGIAYSSVVAAETVNGADGIGGMVLNAQRFNQTAVVILGLFVIGITGLVIDSLIVAAQRALSPWRGRA from the coding sequence GTGCCCAAGATCCAGGCGTCACGTTGGCTGCTGGTGCGGCTGAGTGCCATCGCAGCGCTGTTCCTGGTGTGGCAGCTGGTCGCGCTGGCCCAGATCTGGCCCGCCGCCGTGCTGCCGAGCCCCGGTCAGGTGTGGCGGCAGCTGCTGTCCACATCGGACTTCGGCAACGGTCAGGGCGGCTACGCCGGTTCGACGCTGGTGGAGCGGCTGGGCGTCAGCCTGCGGCGCGTGGGCTACGGGTGCTTCTACGGCGTGCTGCTCGGTCTCGTGCTCGGGCTGGCGATGGGTCTGGTCCCGGTCGTGCGGGCGGTGACCGAGCCCGCCGTGGCGTTCCTGCGCGCCCTGCCGCCGCTCGCCTACCTGAGCCTGCTGGTGATCTGGTTCGGCATCGACGAGGAGCCGAAGGTCTACCTGCTGATGATCGCCGCGTTCCCGCCGGTCGCGGTGGCTGCCGCCGCTGCGGTGAGCGGGGTCAACCGGCAGTACGTCGAAGCTGCGCAGGCGTTGGGCGCCACCGCGTTGGACGTCATCCGCGCGGTGATCCTGCCCGCGTCGGGGCCGGAGATCCTCACCGGCGTCCGGCTCGCCGTGGGCATCGCGTACAGCTCCGTGGTGGCGGCGGAGACCGTGAACGGCGCCGACGGGATCGGCGGGATGGTGCTCAACGCCCAGCGCTTCAACCAGACCGCGGTGGTCATCCTCGGTCTCTTCGTCATCGGCATCACCGGCCTGGTCATCGACTCGCTGATCGTGGCCGCCCAACGTGCGTTGTCCCCGTGGCGCGGACGCGCCTGA